GACTCTAGTTGATATGGGTGGTACACCTCAATTTCTATGTCAACATCCAACATTTGCACACTTTAGACTATATTACAGGCTGACAATGCTGATTACAATTCTGTGTTAAAATAGTTCACTCACATCAAATTCCACATCAAACTCGTACTTGAGCAGGTTGTGCACGTACCAGCACTTTCCGAACCAGCGTGTGCCTGTCTTGTCCGACTCAAGACGGAACCAGTCGTTGTCTGCTGACTTGTTGTTCTGGACATACTGGAATATGAAATAGAAATTGGAACTTGAAGAGAGAGTTCAATTATGCTAACTTCATCACATAGTAATCTACAAAGATTGTTATATTAGGCAattaaatgtgtttttttactttgtttacAAGTTAACCTAACCTATTATAAACTACAGTTTTCTGGTTTAATCTCGCAAAATAAGcaatttttctttgtttattaGTAGTCTTATAACCCCTAATAActagatttaataaaaaaaataagaagttTACCTTGATCAAAGCCTGATATTCTTCTTTCAGTCTGTTGACCCAAAGATCTTTTTCCCTGGGTCCAGCTTTCGTTTGTAGCAATGGAATGCTGCTTAAAGTCTTCCTAGTGCTTTCGTCAACCATGTTTGTGCCTAATATCAAatacttttcattattttcctgtttaatttagcaaaatttaaactttcTGCTATTTACACTTTGAAATCGAAACACAAAATGACATGTGTCAGTGGTGACGTGACGTCGACGTGTCAATGCACACAGGATACTGCACGTTTAACAGAGtagaaataaaatgatataacGTTCTAAAGATAATAGCAAcgttatattttctttttgtattcaTCACATTATTGCGGTGTCGAAGCGgaataaatatacagggtgtcccaaaagtcaacgtcatcccttaaagggctgataggtcagctcatgagaggccagaatatcacaatatgaccttagtaaaaactcgataattttcgagatattgacacttttataaatttgctgaaaatcgacaccttggatcagttttttgcgtgccgccggtacaaaaatccatattgttagaatt
The DNA window shown above is from Plutella xylostella chromosome 30, ilPluXylo3.1, whole genome shotgun sequence and carries:
- the LOC105391101 gene encoding ubiquitin-fold modifier-conjugating enzyme 1, translating into MVDESTRKTLSSIPLLQTKAGPREKDLWVNRLKEEYQALIKYVQNNKSADNDWFRLESDKTGTRWFGKCWYVHNLLKYEFDVEFDIPITYPTTAPEIALPGLDGKTAKMYRGGKICLTDHFKPLWARNVPRFGIAHAMALGLGPWLAVEIPDLIEKGVIQYQEKTDEAK